A single region of the Leptodactylus fuscus isolate aLepFus1 chromosome 5, aLepFus1.hap2, whole genome shotgun sequence genome encodes:
- the PIGBOS1 gene encoding protein PIGBOS1 — protein MISRLPSGQVVLAVLLGFAGGVYIYRPLLEKYMLERKALQADVTKTEAEKKEND, from the coding sequence ATGATAAGCAGACTTCCCTCTGGCCAGGTAGTTCTGGCTGTGCTGTTAGGATTTGCTGGTGGTGTGTACATCTACAGGCCCCTTTTAGAGAAGTACATGTTGGAGAGGAAAGCATTACAAGCTGATGTCACCAAAACTGAAGCTGAGAAGAAAGAAAATGATTGA
- the PIGB gene encoding GPI alpha-1,2-mannosyltransferase 3, protein MEVIRSRALPAIRRPNTEGSVQLRKRRSKLYSKEGEEAAVGAGLFGENVYFVLFTVAFRIVNCGLVQTSFVPDEYWQSLEVAHNMTFNYGYLTWEWNEGLRGFTYPLLFAIVYKVLYWIGKDDVSFLIWLPRLIQAVFSSIADVKLYSLIRRIENSSVAKWVYFSQLCSWFTWYCSSRTLTNTMETVLGTLALYYYPLEGSHTKNSTKYLLFVALAFLVRPTALILWIPLLLYHFSKEQKKLDLIIHQCLPVGLLTLGGSVIIDWIYFGRWTVVQWNFLKFNVLQNIGSFYGSHPWHWYITQGFPVIIGIHLPFFVHGCVVAPRRYRVLLVAIVWTVLIYSTLSHKEFRFIYPILPLCMIFCGYSLSNIKRWKKPAIALLVLLNVPLALYTGLIHQRGALDIMSNIQQLCNKENSSLLTLMPCHSIPYYSHVHCPIKMSFLECPPDLEDHDTYVDEADLFYLSPLAWLNAEFYDSKRLPTHLVMFSVLEKEITPFLVTNHYVRTASVFHTHLPEGRIGSHIYLYERQVK, encoded by the exons ATGGAGGTGATCAGGAGCCGGGCACTGCCAGCCATCAGGAGGCCGAACACGGAGGGCTCTGTGCAGCTCAGGAAGAGGAGATCCAAGCTGTACAgcaaggagggggaggaggcggCTGTGGGTGCAG GCCTGTTCGGAGAAAATGTTTACTTTGTCTTATTCACAGTTGCCTTTCGGATTGTTAACTGCGGTTTGGTACAGACCAGCTTTGTCCCCGATGAATACTGGCAGTCCCTTGAAGTGGCGCATAATATGACTTT TAATTATGGCTATTTAACATGGGAGTGGAATGAAGGTTTGAGGGGGTTCACATACCCCCTTCTGTTTGCCATTGTTTACAAAGTTTTATACTGGATTGGCAAGGATGATGTCTCCTTTCTG ATTTGGCTTCCAAGGCTCATTCAGGCTGTGTTCTCCAGCATTGCAGATGTAAAACTGTACAGTTTAATAAGGCGAATAGAAAATTCAAGCGTGGCAAAATGGGTG TACTTCAGTCAGCTCTGCTCCTGGTTTACATGGTACTGCTCCTCCAGAACCCTTACAAACACAATGGAAACAGTGCTTGGCACCCTGGCTTTGTATTACTACCCTCTGGAAGGTTCACATACAAAGAACAG CACCAAGTACTTACTCTTCGTGGCTCTGGCCTTTCTAGTCCGGCCAACTGCACTAATTCTTTGGATTCCATTGCTTCTATACCATTTTTCCAAAGAACAGAAGAAATTAGACTTAATAATTCATCAGTGTTTACCAGTCGG CCTGTTAACCCTTGGAGGCTCAGTGATAATTGACTGGATATACTTTGGCAGG TGGACAGTTGTTCAATGGAATTTTTTGAAGTTTAATGTGCTCCAAAATATTGGCTCATTCTATGGGTCTCACCCTTGGCACTGGTACATCACTCAGGGATTTCCAGTCATTATTGGTATACACTTGCCATTTTTTGTACATGGCTGTGTAGTGGCACCAAGAAGATATCGTGTTCTATTAGTCGCCATAGTTTGGACTGTATTAATATACAG CACTTTGAGTCATAAGGAATTTCGATTTATCTATCCAATACTCCCGCTCTGCATGATCTTCTGTG GTTATTCATTATCAAATATTAAACGTTGGAAGAAACCAGCCATTGCACTTTTGGTTTTATTAAATGTACCCCTTGCCCTCTACACTGGGTTGATTCACCAGAGAGGAGCACTAGACATAATGAGCAACATTCAACAGTTATGCAACAAGGAGAATTCTTCCCTATTAACTCTGATGCCTTGTCACTCTATTCCATATTACAG TCATGTTCATTGTCCCATTAAGATGAGTTTCCTTGAGTGTCCTCCAGACTTAGAAGACCATGACACATATGTTGATGAAGCTGATCTATTTTACTTAAGCCCCCTGGCTTGGCTCAATGCAGAGTTTTATGATTCCAAACGATTACCAACGCACTTAGTTATGTTTAGCGTTCTAGAAAAG GAAATAACCCCATTTTTGGTAACAAACCATTATGTGAGGACAGCGTCTGTGTTCCATACTCATCTACCAGAAGGTCGAATTGGAAGTCACATATACTTGTATGAACGGCAAGTGAAATAA